A window of Cohnella herbarum contains these coding sequences:
- a CDS encoding AAA family ATPase has translation MRSRQLADRKIIVFTDTRDGLEQARELASSPVARDEVFMDKELKTQIYRSIDEFFSKDRSFFQTYGIPYKRGILLYGKPGNGKTTLVKSISGSVGAPVAYWQITEFTNSESIQEVFAAANQRAPMVLVIEDIDSMPASCRSYFLNTLDGATSKEGIYLIGTTNYPEKIDPALMNRAGRFDRAYEVKLPNEEIRHSYLIHKGMNRLVDEESVAQAAHGTEGFTLAQLSELYVSAALQLHYDNEVNLRQLIAEMKSDYAKGRSRDWMTDVQPRRLGFTQSE, from the coding sequence ATGCGTTCGCGGCAGCTGGCCGATCGGAAGATCATCGTCTTCACGGATACCCGGGACGGGCTGGAGCAAGCCCGGGAGTTGGCATCTAGCCCTGTCGCACGTGACGAGGTATTCATGGATAAGGAACTCAAGACGCAAATCTACCGTTCCATCGACGAGTTTTTCTCCAAGGACCGGTCCTTTTTCCAGACGTACGGCATTCCTTACAAAAGAGGGATTTTGCTGTACGGAAAGCCGGGTAACGGCAAGACGACGTTGGTCAAATCCATCTCGGGTTCGGTCGGAGCGCCCGTCGCCTACTGGCAGATCACTGAGTTTACGAACAGCGAGTCGATTCAAGAGGTTTTCGCAGCCGCTAATCAGAGGGCGCCTATGGTGCTAGTGATCGAGGATATCGATTCCATGCCCGCCTCTTGCCGATCTTATTTTCTGAATACGCTGGATGGGGCAACGTCGAAGGAGGGCATTTACCTCATTGGCACGACGAACTATCCGGAGAAAATAGACCCTGCGCTCATGAACCGGGCTGGCAGATTCGACCGGGCTTATGAGGTGAAGCTGCCGAACGAAGAGATTCGCCATTCCTATCTCATTCACAAAGGAATGAATCGCCTCGTGGACGAGGAGTCGGTTGCTCAGGCCGCGCATGGAACGGAAGGCTTTACGCTCGCCCAATTGAGCGAATTGTATGTTTCCGCCGCTTTGCAACTGCATTACGACAACGAGGTTAACCTCAGGCAACTGATTGCCGAGATGAAATCGGACTATGCCAAAGGACGCAGCCGCGACTGGATGACCGACGTACAGCCTCGCAGGCTCGGATTCACTCAATCGGAATAG